A single region of the Triticum dicoccoides isolate Atlit2015 ecotype Zavitan chromosome 2B, WEW_v2.0, whole genome shotgun sequence genome encodes:
- the LOC119362473 gene encoding F-box protein At5g07610-like isoform X1 translates to MACTQMNCSKNGTTSAADLTDDLIIEILSLLPVKSVCRFKCVSRLWYLLISQHRKRLPQTISGFFYPKHIYNNEDGLIGFPTFNGISRDQEQLFPDSSLPFLTGYRQILPKDCCNGLIFCFCWKDSPIHEADYVVCNPATEEWVVLPDAGHKSDALAYRLGFDGAVSPHFHVFQILEGDEDYGYISGVNIYSSETGAWSYKENGWGNNEIQIVEMRGVFFNGMMHLLTCEFKILAVDTEGKTWRTISLLETMCVENINLGPLAFIGQSQGRLYFINMRDNDSSKLSVWILEDYNSNEWIFKYNISTSQLFGELSGEKDHMLQRDYADLMFQRDYALIAIHPECNLIFFVWRCKDVLLSYDMHRDQEWKHDSRVEADSCYRQLYGVFYKCWTSGYQNQTIGLQLWYSSLITFLVPSAVFAFAII, encoded by the exons ATGGCTTGCACACAGATGAACTGCTCCAAGAACGGGACAACCTCCGCTGCTGACCTGACAGATGACCTTATCATCGAGATTCTGTCCCTGCTGCCCGTCAAGTCAGTGTGCCGATTCAAGTGTGTCTCCCGGCTCTGGTACCTCCTCATCTCCCAACACCGCAAAAGGCTGCCCCAGACCATCTCCGGCTTCTTCTACCCCAAGCACATATACAACAATGAGGATGGTTTGATAGGATTTCCCACTTTTAATGGTATTTCGAGGGACCAAGAGCAGCTATTCCCTGATTCCTCGTTGCCCTTCTTGACGGGATACAGGCAGATTTTGCCAAAGGACTGCTGCAATGGCCTTATTTTCTGCTTCTGCTGGAAAGACTCCCCAATACACGAAGCTGATTATGTGGTATGTAATCCTGCCACTGAGGAATGGGTAGTCCTGCCTGATGCTGGCCATAAAAGCGATGCATTGGCGTACCGTTTGGGTTTCGATGGAGCCGTGTCACCCCACTTCCATGTGTTCCAGATCCTAGAGGGTGATGAGGACTATGGATATATCTCAGGTGTTAATATCTACTCATCAGAGACAGGAGCCTGGAGTTACAAGGAAAATGGTTGGGGCAACAATGAGATTCAGATAGTTGAGATGAGAGGTGTCTTTTTCAATGGAATGATGCACTTGCTCACATGTGAGTTTAAGATACTAGCAGTTGACACGGAGGGTAAGACGTGGAGGACCATTTCTTTGCTGGAAACTATGTGTGTTGAAAACATAAATTTAGGCCCTCTTGCTTTTATTGGTCAATCTCAAGGGCGATTGTATTTTATAAATATGAGAGACAATGATAGCTCCAAATTATCAGTCTGGATTCTCGAGGACTATAACAGTAATGAATGGATCTTTAAGTACAACATCAGCACTTCACAACTTTTTGGGGAGCTTTCTGGGGAGAAGGATCACATGTTACAACGGGACTATGCTGATCTCATGTTCCAAAGGGACTATGCTTTGATCGCAATCCATCCTGAATGCAATTTGATATTCTTTGTTTGGAGGTGCAAGGATGTGCTACTGTCATATGACATGCACCGTG ACCAAGAGTGGAAGCATGACTCCAGGGTGGAGGCTGACAGTTGTTACCGACAATTATATGGAGTCTTTTACAAGTGTTGGACCTCCGGTTATCAGAACCAAACCATAGGATTACAGCTTTGGTATAGCTCTCTAATAACTTTTCTTGTTCCCTCTGCAGTTTTTGCTTTTGCTATTATTTAG
- the LOC119362473 gene encoding F-box protein At5g07610-like isoform X2: MACTQMNCSKNGTTSAADLTDDLIIEILSLLPVKSVCRFKCVSRLWYLLISQHRKRLPQTISGFFYPKHIYNNEDGLIGFPTFNGISRDQEQLFPDSSLPFLTGYRQILPKDCCNGLIFCFCWKDSPIHEADYVVCNPATEEWVVLPDAGHKSDALAYRLGFDGAVSPHFHVFQILEGDEDYGYISGVNIYSSETGAWSYKENGWGNNEIQIVEMRGVFFNGMMHLLTCEFKILAVDTEGKTWRTISLLETMCVENINLGPLAFIGQSQGRLYFINMRDNDSSKLSVWILEDYNSNEWIFKYNISTSQLFGELSGEKDHMLQRDYADLMFQRDYALIAIHPECNLIFFVWRCKDVLLSYDMHRDQEWKHDSRVEADSCYRQLYGVFYKCWTSGYQNQTIGLQL; the protein is encoded by the exons ATGGCTTGCACACAGATGAACTGCTCCAAGAACGGGACAACCTCCGCTGCTGACCTGACAGATGACCTTATCATCGAGATTCTGTCCCTGCTGCCCGTCAAGTCAGTGTGCCGATTCAAGTGTGTCTCCCGGCTCTGGTACCTCCTCATCTCCCAACACCGCAAAAGGCTGCCCCAGACCATCTCCGGCTTCTTCTACCCCAAGCACATATACAACAATGAGGATGGTTTGATAGGATTTCCCACTTTTAATGGTATTTCGAGGGACCAAGAGCAGCTATTCCCTGATTCCTCGTTGCCCTTCTTGACGGGATACAGGCAGATTTTGCCAAAGGACTGCTGCAATGGCCTTATTTTCTGCTTCTGCTGGAAAGACTCCCCAATACACGAAGCTGATTATGTGGTATGTAATCCTGCCACTGAGGAATGGGTAGTCCTGCCTGATGCTGGCCATAAAAGCGATGCATTGGCGTACCGTTTGGGTTTCGATGGAGCCGTGTCACCCCACTTCCATGTGTTCCAGATCCTAGAGGGTGATGAGGACTATGGATATATCTCAGGTGTTAATATCTACTCATCAGAGACAGGAGCCTGGAGTTACAAGGAAAATGGTTGGGGCAACAATGAGATTCAGATAGTTGAGATGAGAGGTGTCTTTTTCAATGGAATGATGCACTTGCTCACATGTGAGTTTAAGATACTAGCAGTTGACACGGAGGGTAAGACGTGGAGGACCATTTCTTTGCTGGAAACTATGTGTGTTGAAAACATAAATTTAGGCCCTCTTGCTTTTATTGGTCAATCTCAAGGGCGATTGTATTTTATAAATATGAGAGACAATGATAGCTCCAAATTATCAGTCTGGATTCTCGAGGACTATAACAGTAATGAATGGATCTTTAAGTACAACATCAGCACTTCACAACTTTTTGGGGAGCTTTCTGGGGAGAAGGATCACATGTTACAACGGGACTATGCTGATCTCATGTTCCAAAGGGACTATGCTTTGATCGCAATCCATCCTGAATGCAATTTGATATTCTTTGTTTGGAGGTGCAAGGATGTGCTACTGTCATATGACATGCACCGTG ACCAAGAGTGGAAGCATGACTCCAGGGTGGAGGCTGACAGTTGTTACCGACAATTATATGGAGTCTTTTACAAGTGTTGGACCTCCGGTTATCAGAACCAAACCATAGGATTACAGCTTTG a
- the LOC119362473 gene encoding F-box protein At5g07610-like isoform X3 encodes MACTQMNCSKNGTTSAADLTDDLIIEILSLLPVKSVCRFKCVSRLWYLLISQHRKRLPQTISGFFYPKHIYNNEDGLIGFPTFNGISRDQEQLFPDSSLPFLTGYRQILPKDCCNGLIFCFCWKDSPIHEADYVVCNPATEEWVVLPDAGHKSDALAYRLGFDGAVSPHFHVFQILEGDEDYGYISGVNIYSSETGAWSYKENGWGNNEIQIVEMRGVFFNGMMHLLTCEFKILAVDTEGKTWRTISLLETMCVENINLGPLAFIGQSQGRLYFINMRDNDSSKLSVWILEDYNSNEWIFKYNISTSQLFGELSGEKDHMLQRDYADLMFQRDYALIAIHPECNLIFFVWRCKDVLLSYDMHRGKVCVICSLKYHLYDTFPPYLPYVPFFSRIGRPRVEA; translated from the coding sequence ATGGCTTGCACACAGATGAACTGCTCCAAGAACGGGACAACCTCCGCTGCTGACCTGACAGATGACCTTATCATCGAGATTCTGTCCCTGCTGCCCGTCAAGTCAGTGTGCCGATTCAAGTGTGTCTCCCGGCTCTGGTACCTCCTCATCTCCCAACACCGCAAAAGGCTGCCCCAGACCATCTCCGGCTTCTTCTACCCCAAGCACATATACAACAATGAGGATGGTTTGATAGGATTTCCCACTTTTAATGGTATTTCGAGGGACCAAGAGCAGCTATTCCCTGATTCCTCGTTGCCCTTCTTGACGGGATACAGGCAGATTTTGCCAAAGGACTGCTGCAATGGCCTTATTTTCTGCTTCTGCTGGAAAGACTCCCCAATACACGAAGCTGATTATGTGGTATGTAATCCTGCCACTGAGGAATGGGTAGTCCTGCCTGATGCTGGCCATAAAAGCGATGCATTGGCGTACCGTTTGGGTTTCGATGGAGCCGTGTCACCCCACTTCCATGTGTTCCAGATCCTAGAGGGTGATGAGGACTATGGATATATCTCAGGTGTTAATATCTACTCATCAGAGACAGGAGCCTGGAGTTACAAGGAAAATGGTTGGGGCAACAATGAGATTCAGATAGTTGAGATGAGAGGTGTCTTTTTCAATGGAATGATGCACTTGCTCACATGTGAGTTTAAGATACTAGCAGTTGACACGGAGGGTAAGACGTGGAGGACCATTTCTTTGCTGGAAACTATGTGTGTTGAAAACATAAATTTAGGCCCTCTTGCTTTTATTGGTCAATCTCAAGGGCGATTGTATTTTATAAATATGAGAGACAATGATAGCTCCAAATTATCAGTCTGGATTCTCGAGGACTATAACAGTAATGAATGGATCTTTAAGTACAACATCAGCACTTCACAACTTTTTGGGGAGCTTTCTGGGGAGAAGGATCACATGTTACAACGGGACTATGCTGATCTCATGTTCCAAAGGGACTATGCTTTGATCGCAATCCATCCTGAATGCAATTTGATATTCTTTGTTTGGAGGTGCAAGGATGTGCTACTGTCATATGACATGCACCGTGGTAAAGTTTGTGTTATCTGCAGTCTAAAATATCACTTGTATGACACATTTCCTCCATACCTTCCCTATGTTCCATTTTTCTCACGCATTGGCAGACCAAGAGTGGAAGCATGA